Proteins encoded in a region of the Spiribacter sp. 1M189 genome:
- a CDS encoding DUF3683 domain-containing protein, whose translation MATAAPARIREIPYNYTSFSDREIVHRYLGADGWDTLERLRSQRRTGISARMLFEVLGDLWVVGRNPYIQEDLLDNQGRREALVAAMNHRLEQIEARADGNAEALALAGRCRQAVADFQAAFPATQALRERARKAFARVTAEHNIAFDGLTRVAHQTDATDWRVAVPFVVLTPDTEAEMAGLVAAAVELDLTVVPRGGGTGYTGGAIPLHEHCAVINTEKLEGLGQVEMRSLPGMADPVPTIRAEAGVVTRRVEDRADAAGYVFAVDPTSRDASTIGGNVAMNAGGKKAVLWGTTLDNLAGWRMVTPDAEWIDVERLDHNLGKIHDQAEVRFRITRYGPDGRTPRGEPTVLAFPGASLRKAGLGKDVTDKFLGGLPGVQKEGCDGLITSARFILHVMPAHMRTVCMEFHGRDLHQAVPAIVEIIEDVAANPTVALAGLEHLDERYIRAVDYAPKGDRGTRPRMLLLADLASDDEAACQAAAEAMVARVEARDADGFIATSPEARRTFWADRGRTAAIAAHTNAFKINEDVVIPIHRLADYSEGIERINIIRSLHNKLEILDSARAWLLGPLTELQARTDYHAREDLKASAEGDSILARKRQAALARLDEAETRWRRILDQLDAPVADCLDCLDEEAAQAVQPGDTVIQLLLRRDLRISYRASVAAKLHEIYDGRDFEPLRRRLDEIHAEGRRRRLFVALHMHAGDGNVHTNIPVNSNDYGMMKEADGIVDEVMALARSLGGVISGEHGIGLTKFQYLDAEQVERFREYKSRVDPQDRFNRGKLVAGSGLADAYTPSLQLVREEALILEQSELGALNDDIKDCLRCGKCKPVCTTHVPRANLRYSPRDKILGTNLLIEAFLYEEQTRRGLSLQHWAEMNDIADHCTICHRCLTPCPVDIDYGDVTIKMRHALKQRGKRRESLVSKASMAFLNIQDARRIKIMRRGMIEWGYGSQRLGHYLARQAGMAGTRGGVPDSAVSRRPKPTRDLSGVPAQVVHFLKKPMPGKLPNQTMRQLLGAEDPGIVPIIADPQRADEAAEAVFYFPGCGSERLFSQIGLATLAMLWEAGARTVLPPGYLCCGYPQTSSGDIEKGQAISTENRVLFHRVANTLNYLDIRTVVVSCGTCMDQLLKYEFQQIFPDCRLLDIHEYLLEKGFGVDGVEGVQYMYHEPCHTPMKTRRGESVASELMGQSVPLNDRCCGEAGTFAVARPDIASQVRFRKEEEINGGLEALTGEPVAAPGTTKMLTSCPACLQGLSRYREDTGVEADYIVTEMARQLLGEDWSARFVERARDGGVERVLL comes from the coding sequence ATGGCTACCGCCGCCCCCGCCCGAATCCGCGAGATTCCCTATAACTATACCTCGTTTTCCGATCGCGAGATCGTCCACCGCTATCTCGGTGCCGATGGCTGGGACACGCTGGAGCGGCTGCGCTCCCAACGCCGCACCGGTATCTCGGCGCGCATGCTCTTCGAGGTGCTGGGCGATCTCTGGGTGGTGGGGCGCAATCCCTATATCCAGGAGGATCTGCTCGACAATCAGGGCCGACGCGAGGCGCTGGTCGCCGCCATGAACCATCGCCTCGAGCAGATCGAGGCCCGGGCCGACGGCAATGCGGAGGCGCTGGCGCTGGCCGGCCGCTGTCGTCAGGCGGTGGCGGACTTCCAGGCCGCATTCCCCGCCACACAGGCCCTGCGCGAGCGGGCCCGCAAGGCCTTCGCCCGCGTCACCGCCGAGCACAACATCGCCTTCGACGGCCTCACCCGGGTGGCCCATCAGACCGATGCCACCGACTGGCGGGTGGCGGTACCCTTCGTCGTTCTCACACCGGATACCGAAGCGGAGATGGCCGGACTGGTGGCCGCCGCCGTCGAACTCGACCTCACCGTAGTTCCCCGCGGCGGCGGCACCGGCTATACCGGCGGTGCCATCCCGCTGCATGAGCACTGCGCGGTGATCAATACCGAGAAGCTCGAGGGCCTGGGCCAGGTGGAAATGCGTTCACTGCCGGGCATGGCCGATCCGGTACCCACCATCCGGGCCGAGGCGGGTGTGGTCACGCGGCGTGTCGAGGATCGCGCCGATGCCGCGGGTTATGTCTTCGCCGTCGATCCGACCTCGCGGGATGCCAGCACCATCGGCGGCAATGTCGCGATGAATGCCGGCGGCAAGAAGGCCGTGCTATGGGGCACGACGCTGGACAACCTCGCCGGCTGGCGCATGGTCACGCCGGATGCGGAGTGGATCGATGTCGAGCGGCTGGATCACAACCTCGGCAAGATCCATGACCAGGCAGAAGTGCGCTTTCGCATCACCCGCTACGGGCCCGATGGCCGGACGCCGCGGGGCGAGCCGACGGTACTGGCCTTCCCCGGCGCGAGCCTGCGCAAGGCGGGACTCGGCAAGGACGTCACCGACAAGTTCCTCGGCGGGCTGCCCGGCGTGCAGAAGGAGGGCTGCGACGGGCTGATCACCTCGGCGCGGTTCATCCTGCATGTCATGCCCGCGCACATGCGGACCGTGTGCATGGAATTCCACGGCCGCGATCTGCACCAGGCGGTGCCGGCCATCGTCGAGATCATCGAGGATGTCGCGGCCAACCCCACCGTCGCCCTGGCGGGACTGGAACACCTCGACGAGCGCTATATCCGCGCCGTCGACTATGCGCCCAAGGGCGATCGTGGCACGCGGCCGCGGATGCTGTTGCTGGCGGATCTGGCGAGCGATGACGAAGCCGCCTGCCAGGCCGCGGCCGAGGCCATGGTAGCGCGGGTCGAGGCGCGGGATGCGGATGGCTTTATCGCCACCTCGCCGGAGGCACGCCGGACCTTCTGGGCGGACCGCGGCCGCACGGCGGCCATCGCCGCCCATACCAATGCCTTCAAGATCAACGAGGACGTCGTCATCCCCATCCACCGGCTGGCGGATTACAGCGAGGGCATTGAGCGCATCAACATCATCCGCAGCCTGCACAACAAGCTCGAGATCCTGGATTCGGCCCGGGCCTGGCTGCTCGGCCCGCTCACCGAGCTGCAGGCCCGCACCGATTACCATGCCCGCGAGGACCTCAAGGCAAGCGCCGAGGGGGATAGCATCCTCGCCCGCAAGCGTCAGGCCGCGCTGGCGAGGCTCGACGAGGCCGAGACGCGCTGGCGGCGCATTCTGGATCAGCTCGACGCGCCGGTGGCGGACTGCCTCGACTGCCTTGATGAGGAAGCCGCCCAGGCAGTCCAGCCCGGCGATACCGTGATTCAGTTGCTGCTGCGCCGGGATCTGCGCATCAGCTATCGGGCATCGGTGGCGGCCAAGCTCCATGAGATCTATGACGGCCGCGATTTCGAGCCCCTGCGCCGGCGACTCGATGAGATCCACGCCGAGGGCCGTCGGCGGCGTCTGTTCGTCGCGCTGCACATGCATGCCGGCGATGGCAACGTGCATACCAACATCCCGGTAAACTCCAATGATTACGGGATGATGAAAGAAGCCGATGGCATTGTGGATGAGGTCATGGCGCTGGCCCGGTCGCTCGGTGGTGTGATCTCCGGCGAGCACGGCATCGGCCTGACCAAGTTCCAGTATCTGGACGCCGAGCAGGTCGAGCGCTTCCGCGAGTACAAGTCGCGGGTGGATCCCCAGGATCGCTTCAACCGCGGCAAGCTCGTCGCCGGCAGCGGGCTCGCCGATGCCTACACGCCCTCGCTGCAACTGGTGCGCGAGGAGGCGCTCATCCTCGAGCAGAGCGAGCTCGGCGCGCTCAATGACGACATCAAGGACTGTCTTCGCTGCGGCAAGTGCAAGCCGGTCTGCACCACCCATGTTCCGCGGGCCAACCTGCGGTATTCGCCGCGGGACAAGATCCTTGGCACCAACCTGCTCATCGAGGCGTTCCTCTACGAGGAGCAGACCCGGCGCGGGCTGTCGTTGCAGCACTGGGCGGAGATGAACGACATCGCCGACCATTGCACGATCTGCCATCGCTGCCTCACGCCCTGTCCGGTGGATATCGACTACGGCGATGTCACCATCAAGATGCGCCATGCCCTCAAGCAGCGGGGCAAGCGCCGGGAGAGCCTGGTCTCAAAGGCGTCCATGGCGTTTCTCAACATCCAGGATGCCCGCCGCATCAAGATCATGCGTCGGGGCATGATCGAGTGGGGCTACGGCTCCCAGCGCCTGGGGCACTACCTGGCCCGCCAGGCGGGTATGGCCGGGACGCGTGGCGGCGTACCGGACAGCGCCGTGAGCCGGCGGCCAAAACCGACCCGGGATCTCTCCGGCGTACCGGCTCAGGTGGTGCATTTCCTTAAAAAACCCATGCCGGGCAAGCTGCCCAACCAGACCATGCGGCAATTGCTGGGAGCGGAGGATCCGGGCATCGTGCCCATCATCGCCGATCCACAGCGCGCCGATGAGGCCGCCGAGGCGGTGTTCTACTTCCCGGGCTGTGGCTCCGAGCGGCTTTTCAGCCAGATCGGCCTGGCGACCCTCGCCATGCTCTGGGAGGCCGGCGCGCGGACGGTCCTGCCACCGGGTTATCTGTGCTGTGGCTACCCGCAGACCTCATCGGGGGACATCGAGAAGGGCCAGGCGATCAGCACCGAGAACCGGGTGCTCTTCCATCGGGTGGCCAACACGCTCAATTATCTCGACATCCGCACCGTGGTGGTGTCCTGCGGCACCTGCATGGATCAGCTGCTGAAATACGAATTCCAGCAGATATTTCCGGACTGCCGGCTGCTGGATATCCACGAGTATCTGCTCGAGAAGGGCTTCGGCGTTGATGGCGTTGAAGGGGTGCAGTACATGTACCACGAGCCCTGCCATACGCCCATGAAAACCCGCCGCGGCGAATCGGTGGCAAGCGAACTGATGGGCCAGTCCGTGCCGCTCAATGACCGCTGCTGCGGCGAGGCGGGCACGTTTGCGGTGGCGCGGCCGGATATCGCCAGCCAGGTCCGCTTCCGCAAGGAAGAGGAGATCAACGGCGGGCTCGAGGCGCTCACCGGCGAGCCGGTGGCGGCACCGGGCACGACGAAGATGCTGACCAGTTGCCCGGCCTGTCTGCAGGGGCTCTCGCGCTACCGCGAGGACACCGGCGTAGAGGCGGATTACATCGTCACCGAGATGGCCCGGCAGCTGCTGGGCGAGGACTGGTCGGCGCGATTCGTCGAGCGGGCCCGTGACGGCGGGGTCGAACGCGTCCTGCTCTAG
- a CDS encoding Tfp pilus assembly protein FimT/FimU encodes MKIRNLRNTNARQLIAERKERGFTLIELVIVLAVLGVLAALAIPQLTGLQAEAELQSTAINISSEATEAFATAFVTDGSSGWDSIANACSTAAGLSSNGSSYTVSETDDNDDPSVEITVPYDNSGVISTATCYVYNDTST; translated from the coding sequence GTGAAAATCAGGAATCTTAGAAACACCAACGCCCGCCAACTCATTGCCGAGCGCAAGGAGCGGGGGTTCACCCTCATCGAGCTGGTGATCGTGCTGGCTGTGCTCGGTGTTCTGGCGGCACTCGCGATTCCGCAGCTCACCGGACTGCAGGCAGAGGCGGAATTGCAAAGCACTGCCATCAATATTTCGAGTGAGGCAACGGAAGCATTTGCAACAGCTTTTGTCACCGATGGCTCTAGTGGGTGGGATTCCATTGCAAATGCATGCTCCACAGCCGCGGGTCTTTCCTCAAATGGGTCAAGTTACACAGTTTCAGAAACCGACGACAACGATGACCCGTCAGTTGAAATCACCGTCCCATACGACAATTCCGGCGTAATCTCCACGGCGACATGCTACGTCTACAATGACACCAGTACTTAG
- a CDS encoding type IV pilus twitching motility protein PilT, whose translation MDLQALIIKAAQMGASDLHVAAGVPPLVRLDGDLQTLDQGAIAAEDLEPAILDLMDEPQRADYRDHREVDFALQVTGAGRFRVNVYEQLNGSGIVLRAIPSEIPQLQSLGTPPVVQQIADRARGLVLVTGPTGSGKSTTLAAMVDHRNRQYPEHILTIEDPVEFVHSCNRALITQREVGHHTHDVQHALRAALREDPDVILVGELRDPDTIRLALTAAETGHLVFGTLHTRTAASSVDRIINTFPGDEQAQVRAMLAESLLAVISQSLLKRQGGGRVAAFEIMVAVPAIRNLIRESNLAQIPNALQTGQAMGMQTMGQSVQRLQQQGLISPETARVILGDD comes from the coding sequence ATGGATCTTCAAGCCCTCATCATCAAGGCAGCCCAAATGGGGGCCTCCGACCTCCATGTCGCCGCGGGTGTGCCGCCGCTGGTCCGGCTCGATGGCGATCTGCAGACCCTCGATCAGGGTGCGATCGCCGCCGAGGACCTGGAGCCGGCCATCCTCGATCTCATGGACGAGCCGCAGCGGGCGGATTACCGCGATCACCGCGAGGTGGACTTCGCCCTGCAGGTCACCGGCGCGGGGCGTTTTCGCGTCAATGTCTACGAGCAGCTCAACGGCTCCGGCATCGTTCTCCGGGCCATCCCCAGCGAGATTCCGCAGCTCCAGTCGCTGGGCACGCCGCCGGTGGTCCAGCAGATCGCCGACCGCGCCCGCGGCCTCGTATTGGTGACCGGCCCTACGGGCTCGGGTAAATCCACCACCCTGGCCGCCATGGTGGATCACCGCAATCGCCAGTACCCCGAGCATATCCTCACCATCGAAGACCCGGTGGAGTTCGTCCATAGCTGCAACCGCGCGCTCATCACCCAGCGCGAGGTGGGGCACCACACCCACGATGTCCAGCATGCCCTGCGTGCCGCCCTGCGCGAGGACCCCGATGTCATCCTGGTGGGTGAGCTGCGTGACCCGGATACCATCCGTCTGGCGCTGACCGCCGCCGAGACCGGGCATCTGGTCTTCGGCACGCTGCATACCCGCACCGCGGCGAGCAGTGTGGACCGGATCATCAACACGTTCCCGGGGGACGAGCAGGCGCAGGTCCGGGCGATGCTCGCCGAGTCGCTGCTCGCGGTGATCTCGCAGAGCCTGTTAAAGCGCCAGGGCGGCGGCCGGGTGGCGGCCTTCGAGATCATGGTGGCCGTCCCCGCCATCCGTAATCTCATCCGTGAGAGCAACCTCGCGCAGATCCCCAACGCCCTGCAGACCGGCCAGGCCATGGGCATGCAGACCATGGGTCAGTCCGTTCAGCGGCTCCAGCAGCAGGGCTTGATCTCGCCGGAGACCGCGCGGGTCATTCTGGGCGACGACTGA
- the icd gene encoding NADP-dependent isocitrate dehydrogenase, with the protein MTMSTIQVPADGARVTLENGVLNVPDNPIITYIEGDGIGVDITPVMQRVVDAAVEKAYDGKRKIHWMEVLAGEKANNELGAWLPDETVEAIREYLISIKGPMTTPVGGGIRSLNVALRQVLDLYVCLRPVRWFNGVPSPVKNPDQVDMAIFRENTEDIYAGIEFEAGSEENQKFKELLAEHFPSAYANIRFPEECGFGIKPISREGTERLVRAAIRYAIDNKRKSVTIVHKGNIMKFTEGAFRTWAYELAEREFGEETYTWAEWERTVAEKGQEAANAEQDAAVAAGKVLVKDSIADITLQQVLTRPTDFEVIATMNLNGDYLSDALAAQVGGIGIAPGGNINEQTGHAVFEATHGTAPKYAGKDMVNPGSLVLSAEMMLRHLGWSEAADLILTGMDAAIASKHVTYDFARLMDGATKVSCSQFGEAMIKRMQD; encoded by the coding sequence ATCACTATGAGCACAATCCAGGTTCCCGCCGACGGCGCGCGGGTCACTCTTGAGAACGGCGTTCTGAATGTCCCCGATAACCCGATCATCACCTACATCGAGGGTGACGGCATCGGCGTGGACATCACGCCGGTCATGCAGCGGGTCGTGGATGCCGCGGTCGAGAAGGCCTATGACGGCAAGCGCAAGATCCACTGGATGGAGGTCCTCGCCGGCGAGAAGGCCAACAACGAGCTGGGCGCCTGGCTGCCCGACGAGACCGTGGAGGCCATCCGCGAGTACCTCATCTCGATCAAGGGCCCGATGACCACGCCGGTGGGCGGCGGCATCCGCTCGCTCAACGTCGCCCTGCGCCAGGTCCTGGATCTGTACGTCTGCCTGCGCCCGGTGCGCTGGTTCAACGGGGTCCCCTCGCCGGTGAAAAACCCCGACCAGGTAGACATGGCGATCTTCCGCGAGAACACGGAGGACATCTACGCGGGCATCGAATTCGAGGCGGGCTCGGAGGAGAACCAGAAGTTCAAGGAACTGCTGGCCGAGCATTTCCCGTCGGCCTACGCCAACATCCGCTTCCCCGAGGAATGCGGATTCGGTATCAAGCCGATCTCCCGCGAGGGCACCGAGCGCCTGGTGCGCGCCGCGATCCGTTATGCCATCGACAACAAGCGCAAGTCGGTGACCATTGTCCACAAGGGCAACATCATGAAGTTCACCGAGGGCGCCTTCCGGACCTGGGCCTACGAGCTCGCGGAGCGCGAATTCGGCGAGGAGACCTACACCTGGGCGGAGTGGGAGCGCACCGTGGCCGAGAAGGGCCAGGAAGCGGCCAACGCCGAGCAGGATGCCGCCGTGGCCGCGGGTAAAGTGCTGGTCAAGGACTCGATCGCCGACATCACCCTACAGCAGGTGCTGACCCGCCCCACGGATTTCGAGGTCATCGCCACCATGAACCTGAACGGCGACTACCTCTCCGACGCGCTGGCCGCGCAGGTGGGCGGTATCGGCATCGCCCCGGGCGGCAACATCAACGAGCAGACCGGCCATGCCGTGTTCGAGGCGACCCACGGCACCGCGCCGAAGTACGCCGGCAAGGACATGGTCAACCCCGGCTCGCTGGTCCTCTCCGCGGAGATGATGCTGCGCCACCTGGGCTGGAGCGAGGCGGCCGACCTCATCCTCACCGGGATGGATGCGGCCATTGCCAGCAAGCATGTGACCTATGACTTCGCCCGCCTGATGGACGGCGCGACCAAGGTGAGCTGTTCGCAGTTCGGCGAGGCGATGATCAAGCGCATGCAGGACTGA
- a CDS encoding PilN domain-containing protein, with protein sequence MAGDFNLFREKRTLHQDQSGIHFAQSSVALSVLSEDGARVELCVNRPCGREDAAAVLADLVAEHGLRGTPAYVTLSRGDYDTQYVDLPGISDAELRDALQWRVTPPGVMSADEIVATGIRLSNDRAGGTDGAPLVRATVMPRSTLDRITDAVLGAGLDLRAVFPRETALITLARRGVSHEAAATGRDDPEPPVLSVFVGPRSTGIAIARDNNLYLSRTLQMEVASEAGLTTSQQELLVNECLRTAENFNKRLSTVALTDACIGPAFHGMDEVRQALTEALGIECRVLSLPPDIEPADESTAATAATPQGMLAVAGTLDVSLPENASLYRRPPKTRSATSPAVLTAGLAAATAGLVVITGIQSLLLNSGQQQLDAAQRERDALQEQVASLQAETEGIENVEPSPELIAERDRIERRRAFYVTILDDFEGVDTSLKEGFSGPLQALAQTPVDGLWLHEIAIDADDVTLRGHALSPFEAETLADRLESQPAFSDWSPESIDIGEPVAQGNDITARAFTIRGDGLLAVAAPRKTDNNRSTQEATGLQALLQGLRNSNE encoded by the coding sequence ATGGCGGGAGACTTCAACCTCTTTCGTGAAAAGCGCACTCTGCACCAAGACCAGAGTGGTATCCACTTCGCCCAGTCCTCGGTGGCACTTTCGGTGCTGTCGGAGGACGGGGCGCGGGTGGAGCTCTGCGTCAACCGGCCATGCGGTCGGGAGGATGCGGCGGCGGTTCTGGCTGATCTGGTCGCTGAGCATGGTCTGCGGGGAACGCCAGCCTACGTCACCCTCAGTCGTGGCGACTACGACACCCAGTATGTCGACCTGCCGGGGATCAGTGACGCGGAGCTGCGCGATGCCCTTCAGTGGCGGGTGACCCCGCCCGGTGTAATGAGCGCTGATGAGATCGTCGCCACCGGGATCCGGCTGAGTAACGACCGCGCCGGTGGCACCGACGGGGCACCCCTCGTCCGGGCCACGGTAATGCCACGCAGCACCCTTGACCGGATTACCGATGCCGTTCTTGGCGCCGGGCTGGATTTGCGGGCCGTATTCCCGCGGGAAACGGCGCTGATCACGCTGGCACGACGCGGCGTCTCGCACGAGGCAGCGGCCACGGGCCGGGACGATCCGGAACCGCCGGTGCTATCGGTGTTTGTCGGGCCGCGCAGCACCGGCATTGCGATCGCTCGGGACAATAACCTCTATCTGTCGCGAACGCTCCAGATGGAGGTTGCATCCGAGGCGGGACTCACCACCAGTCAGCAGGAGCTTCTGGTCAACGAGTGTCTTCGCACGGCGGAGAATTTCAATAAGCGCCTGTCAACGGTCGCTCTCACCGACGCCTGCATCGGGCCCGCATTCCATGGGATGGATGAGGTCCGTCAGGCGCTGACCGAGGCGCTTGGGATTGAGTGCCGGGTGTTGAGCCTGCCACCGGACATCGAACCGGCGGACGAGTCGACCGCCGCCACGGCGGCGACGCCTCAGGGCATGCTGGCCGTTGCTGGGACGCTGGACGTGTCCCTGCCAGAGAACGCCTCCCTCTATCGCCGGCCGCCCAAGACGCGTTCGGCTACCTCCCCTGCCGTGCTCACGGCGGGGCTGGCGGCGGCGACCGCGGGGCTTGTCGTTATCACTGGTATTCAGTCATTGCTGCTTAACAGCGGACAGCAGCAACTGGACGCGGCGCAGCGTGAGCGCGATGCGTTGCAGGAACAGGTCGCCTCGCTGCAGGCTGAGACGGAGGGCATCGAGAATGTCGAACCTTCGCCGGAACTCATTGCCGAGCGTGACCGGATAGAGCGCCGGCGGGCCTTCTACGTCACGATCCTTGACGACTTCGAAGGCGTGGACACCTCCCTGAAGGAAGGATTCTCCGGGCCACTGCAGGCCCTTGCCCAGACCCCCGTGGACGGCCTCTGGTTGCATGAGATTGCCATCGACGCGGATGATGTGACGCTCCGCGGGCATGCGTTGAGCCCGTTTGAGGCCGAGACATTGGCGGATCGGCTCGAGTCGCAGCCCGCCTTCTCGGACTGGTCGCCGGAATCCATTGATATCGGCGAACCCGTCGCGCAGGGCAACGACATCACTGCCAGGGCTTTCACCATTCGCGGCGATGGCCTGCTGGCTGTGGCTGCCCCTCGTAAGACGGATAACAACCGATCAACGCAGGAGGCCACCGGTTTACAGGCCCTGTTGCAAGGCCTTAGAAACAGCAATGAATGA
- the aceK gene encoding bifunctional isocitrate dehydrogenase kinase/phosphatase, with product MSGSEHHYQQVASAARCIHDGFIRYNRQFRRITARAGRRFEERDWKGQMADIAARVELYELWAGRTVKALNAELGGDLADHDFWAEVRECFGLRVEAVPDAGFMKTFFNSITRRVFGTRGVNGAVEFVQPPPEEGIESLTMRRYPCWNDLDAVCGRVLQDYCFRRSYAEKAGDARWMADTIRGQLGGAAADADCLRLEFIDTHFFQGTRAYLVGRLRLMDGTRPIVVALRNSDEGIRVDAVLLTAEQIGVVFSYTRSYYFADPTSVVAAVQFLKDILPRKPIDELYTVLGRLRQGKTERYRQLMHHLSDTQDDFVHAAGEAGLVMIVFTLPSFNLVFKIMRDVFRPPKTTTHDDVHQSYRLVSRHDHAGRLIDTQHFRNLELPRDRFSEALVEELRREAPRTVGIDGDQLVFRHAYVERRVRPLNLYVREVDEAEAKRVILDYGRCIKDLAETNIFAGDLLLKNFGVTSSGRVVFYDYDEVLLVTDCSFYELPEPDEDFPLMDHGTTRFVGPKDIFPEEFIRFLAMPASLRQSFLEAHSDLLTADYWRDVKRRRLAGEVAEIVPYARQSVAPRRIEL from the coding sequence ATGAGCGGCAGCGAACACCACTACCAACAGGTGGCCTCCGCGGCCCGCTGCATTCATGACGGGTTCATCCGCTATAACCGCCAGTTCCGGCGGATCACCGCCCGGGCCGGGCGGCGCTTCGAGGAACGGGACTGGAAGGGGCAGATGGCGGATATCGCCGCCCGAGTCGAGCTCTACGAGCTCTGGGCCGGGCGCACCGTCAAGGCCCTGAATGCCGAGCTCGGTGGCGATCTCGCCGACCACGATTTCTGGGCCGAAGTGCGCGAGTGCTTCGGCCTGCGCGTGGAGGCGGTGCCCGACGCCGGCTTCATGAAGACCTTCTTTAACTCCATCACGCGCCGGGTGTTCGGTACCCGCGGCGTCAACGGGGCGGTGGAATTCGTCCAGCCCCCGCCCGAGGAAGGCATCGAGTCGCTCACCATGCGGCGCTATCCCTGCTGGAATGATCTCGACGCCGTCTGCGGGCGGGTCCTGCAGGACTATTGCTTCCGGCGGAGCTATGCCGAGAAGGCCGGCGATGCGCGCTGGATGGCCGACACCATCCGCGGGCAGCTCGGCGGTGCCGCAGCCGATGCCGACTGCCTGCGACTTGAGTTCATCGACACGCATTTTTTCCAGGGCACGCGGGCCTACCTGGTCGGACGATTGCGCCTGATGGACGGCACCCGCCCCATCGTCGTCGCCCTGCGCAACAGCGACGAGGGCATCCGAGTGGATGCGGTGCTGCTCACCGCCGAGCAGATTGGCGTGGTGTTCTCCTACACCCGCTCCTACTACTTCGCCGACCCGACCTCGGTGGTGGCGGCGGTGCAGTTCCTCAAAGACATCCTGCCGCGCAAGCCCATCGACGAGCTGTACACGGTGCTGGGCCGCCTGCGCCAGGGCAAGACCGAGCGCTATCGGCAGCTCATGCACCATCTCTCGGATACGCAGGATGATTTCGTGCATGCCGCCGGCGAGGCGGGGCTGGTGATGATCGTCTTCACCCTTCCCTCGTTCAATCTGGTCTTCAAGATCATGCGCGATGTCTTCCGGCCACCGAAGACCACCACCCATGATGACGTGCACCAGAGCTACCGCCTGGTCTCGCGGCATGACCATGCCGGCCGGCTCATCGACACCCAGCATTTCCGCAACCTCGAGCTGCCGCGCGACCGCTTTTCCGAGGCTCTGGTCGAGGAGCTGCGGCGCGAGGCGCCGCGCACGGTGGGCATCGACGGCGATCAGCTCGTCTTCCGCCATGCCTATGTCGAGCGCCGGGTCCGCCCCCTCAACCTCTACGTCCGCGAAGTGGACGAGGCGGAGGCGAAGCGGGTCATCCTGGATTACGGGCGCTGCATCAAGGACCTGGCCGAGACCAACATCTTCGCCGGCGACCTGCTGCTGAAAAACTTCGGCGTCACCAGTTCCGGGCGGGTGGTGTTCTACGACTACGACGAGGTGCTGCTGGTCACCGACTGCAGCTTCTACGAACTGCCCGAGCCGGATGAGGATTTCCCGCTGATGGACCACGGCACCACGCGCTTTGTGGGGCCGAAGGATATCTTCCCCGAAGAGTTCATCCGCTTTCTCGCCATGCCCGCCTCCCTGCGCCAGTCCTTCCTCGAGGCGCACAGCGACCTGCTCACCGCCGACTACTGGCGCGACGTCAAGCGCCGACGGCTCGCCGGCGAGGTCGCCGAGATCGTGCCCTACGCGCGCCAGAGCGTGGCGCCCCGGCGCATCGAGCTCTGA